The Nitrospira sp. genome window below encodes:
- a CDS encoding peptidoglycan recognition family protein, whose protein sequence is MPIQWIGSPNRDKGREGFRPEAIVIHIMEGTLRGTDAWFSNEESGVSAHYGIGKEGQVHQYVGESDQAWHAGRIVAPTWRLLKPELNPNLYTIGIEHEGRVDTLWSDALYDASARLIDEISRRWAIPCDRDHIIGHREIRSDKTCPGFDVDLDKLVDMANEFQRDPRTFNFIKKPGIVKARADLNIRELAPTTETAAVRTIKKGRTLKYQGWTSNGMTVNGNAHWYKDSDDNYFWAGATDRPIPGL, encoded by the coding sequence ATGCCTATTCAGTGGATCGGGAGTCCGAATAGAGACAAGGGACGAGAGGGCTTCAGACCCGAAGCGATCGTGATCCATATCATGGAAGGCACGCTCAGGGGCACCGACGCCTGGTTTTCAAATGAGGAGTCAGGAGTCTCCGCCCACTATGGGATCGGGAAGGAGGGACAGGTTCATCAGTACGTAGGCGAAAGTGATCAGGCTTGGCATGCCGGTCGAATCGTCGCTCCGACTTGGCGCCTGTTGAAACCCGAACTCAATCCGAATTTGTATACGATCGGCATTGAACATGAAGGACGGGTCGATACACTCTGGTCCGATGCGTTGTATGACGCCAGCGCGCGGTTGATTGATGAGATTTCCCGACGGTGGGCTATCCCCTGCGACCGCGATCACATCATCGGCCATCGAGAAATCCGCTCGGATAAGACATGTCCAGGATTCGACGTCGATCTCGACAAGCTCGTCGACATGGCCAATGAGTTCCAACGTGATCCGCGCACGTTCAATTTCATCAAGAAACCGGGCATTGTGAAGGCACGCGCCGACCTGAACATTCGCGAACTGGCTCCCACCACCGAAACGGCGGCGGTCCGAACGATCAAAAAGGGACGCACACTCAAGTATCAAGGTTGGACGAGCAACGGAATGACCGTCAACGGCAATGCCCATTGGTATAAGGACTCCGATGATAATTACTTCTGGGCAGGAGCAACCGATCGGCCGATTCCTGGACTCTGA
- a CDS encoding DUF2278 family protein codes for MPLKKYGVLKGKAIGAKRETEPKSPHYQVHIQAGAVQYRIAVNVKSQLSPSELLFLLDDNFQHSITASLPGLPVGFTSLQSQPGGPALDFIRGNLFNRLDMRLLPPNVPGPNNDLSDQIEHYVARAIQEPDAQIYAFGQRWGPEEQVPDKVFRFTPGNGIHDIHMNQGNVPPHTGDDGVWQDGALMFAFPSSHQWVAVFLAFQSQAWHTDDRTGHTSPDVSNPGPGPQPGPTEPDHLVRIVGAMVNPVGPAPEQETVTLLNTSPESIDLRGWKIADRLKKSHSLSGVIGPGATLVVTLPQDVQLGNKGGIITLLNNKGLKVDGVSYTAQQAQKEGWTIVF; via the coding sequence ATGCCCTTAAAAAAATATGGGGTGCTCAAAGGCAAAGCCATTGGCGCCAAGCGAGAAACCGAGCCCAAGTCTCCACATTACCAGGTTCATATCCAAGCGGGGGCAGTCCAGTACCGAATTGCGGTGAATGTGAAATCCCAGCTCAGCCCGTCAGAGTTGCTGTTTTTGCTCGACGACAATTTCCAACACTCAATTACAGCCTCTCTACCGGGATTGCCCGTCGGATTCACATCGTTGCAGAGTCAGCCTGGAGGCCCGGCGCTCGATTTTATTCGTGGCAATCTGTTCAATCGCCTGGACATGAGACTCCTCCCTCCAAATGTGCCCGGTCCAAATAACGATTTGAGCGACCAGATCGAGCACTATGTCGCCCGAGCGATCCAGGAACCGGATGCGCAGATCTACGCCTTCGGCCAACGGTGGGGCCCGGAGGAACAGGTACCCGACAAAGTGTTCCGCTTCACCCCGGGCAATGGTATTCACGACATCCACATGAATCAGGGGAATGTTCCACCCCATACCGGTGATGATGGAGTGTGGCAGGATGGAGCCTTGATGTTTGCATTTCCTAGTTCTCATCAATGGGTGGCGGTCTTCCTGGCCTTTCAGTCTCAAGCCTGGCATACCGATGATCGCACCGGTCATACCAGTCCCGACGTGTCGAACCCCGGACCGGGACCGCAGCCCGGTCCTACAGAACCTGATCATCTCGTCAGAATCGTCGGCGCGATGGTGAATCCTGTCGGTCCTGCGCCGGAACAGGAAACGGTCACGTTGCTCAACACATCACCGGAATCGATCGACCTGAGGGGATGGAAGATCGCCGATCGGCTCAAAAAGAGTCACAGTCTCTCCGGAGTCATAGGTCCCGGTGCCACGCTTGTTGTTACACTGCCCCAGGACGTTCAATTGGGAAACAAGGGCGGGATCATTACTCTGCTGAACAACAAGGGCTTGAAAGTGGACGGCGTCTCGTATACCGCCCAGCAGGCACAAAAAGAAGGATGGACGATCGTATTCTAG
- a CDS encoding GFA family protein, whose protein sequence is MSNENVYQGSCFCGAVRFTVSGEPAAMGYCHCESCRIWSAAPVNAFTLWKPDSVRITQGAENIGTYSKTPLSYRKWCRTCGGHVFTEHPTWGLTDVYAAVIPDFPYQAGIHVNYEETKLRIKDGLPKMKDLPKEMGGSGVSVPE, encoded by the coding sequence ATGAGCAACGAGAACGTGTACCAAGGAAGCTGCTTTTGCGGCGCGGTTCGCTTCACCGTCAGCGGAGAGCCGGCCGCAATGGGATATTGCCACTGTGAGTCTTGTCGAATTTGGTCGGCTGCGCCGGTCAACGCCTTCACATTGTGGAAGCCCGACTCGGTGCGAATCACGCAGGGAGCAGAGAACATCGGCACGTACAGCAAGACGCCGCTCAGTTATCGCAAATGGTGCAGGACCTGTGGAGGCCATGTCTTTACCGAACATCCCACGTGGGGACTCACCGATGTGTATGCGGCTGTTATTCCGGACTTTCCCTACCAGGCCGGCATCCATGTGAACTATGAGGAGACGAAGCTGCGAATAAAGGACGGGCTGCCAAAAATGAAGGACTTGCCAAAAGAAATGGGAGGCTCAGGCGTCAGCGTACCCGAATGA